The Planctomycetia bacterium genome window below encodes:
- a CDS encoding riboflavin synthase, with the protein MFTGLVELKASVAEVREEPPGRRLRIAAPAIAAEAVLGESICVSGCCLTVVAMADGLLDFEAGPETLSRTTLGSLVPGSFVNLERSLRLSDRLGGHLVTGHIDCSGTLDARQDLGEWSEMWFRLPREYARQTASKGSIAIEGVSLTVVMVEDERFSVQLIPHTLEVTTLGTLRVGDRVNLETDLLAKYVARQLAGVISAK; encoded by the coding sequence ATGTTCACCGGCCTCGTCGAACTCAAAGCCTCGGTTGCCGAAGTGCGCGAAGAGCCGCCGGGGCGGCGGTTGCGCATTGCGGCGCCGGCGATCGCTGCCGAAGCCGTGCTCGGCGAGAGCATCTGCGTGAGCGGTTGTTGCCTCACCGTGGTCGCGATGGCCGATGGCTTGCTCGACTTCGAGGCCGGCCCGGAGACTTTGAGTCGCACGACGCTCGGGTCGCTCGTGCCCGGCAGCTTCGTGAACCTAGAGCGGTCGCTCCGGCTCAGCGACCGGCTCGGCGGCCACCTCGTCACCGGCCACATCGACTGCTCGGGCACACTTGACGCCCGGCAGGATCTGGGAGAATGGAGCGAGATGTGGTTCCGGCTGCCGCGCGAGTATGCCCGACAGACGGCGTCGAAAGGCTCGATCGCGATCGAGGGGGTGAGCCTCACGGTCGTGATGGTCGAAGACGAACGCTTCAGCGTACAACTGATCCCGCACACGCTCGAGGTTACGACTCTAGGAACGCTCCGCGTCGGCGATCGCGTGAACTTGGAGACGGATCTGTTGGCGAAATACGTGGCGCGGCAGCTCGCAGGAGTGATAAGTGCTAAATGA
- a CDS encoding polyprenyl synthetase family protein yields the protein MPSPLSATESTLSSTSAAATSASVSPFVEFATEWRPKIDAALAEAVGDDGSLGGGLLGIGCPTNLAESIRYSLLAPGKRLRPLLVLAAARACGGDVEAALPAACAVEMIHSYSLVHDDLPAMDDDDLRRGRPTNHKVFGEGIAILAGDALLTLAFEILANKIQPPRAAAQCCGELARAAGACELVGGQADDLAQEGKVPGAAPIQKQTTDDSLAALEAIHRRKTGAMLRVSLRLGAIVAGADAAQLAALAEYGARLGLTFQIMDDLLDVLGSEAAVGKRVGKDAARGKLTYPGLLGVEESRRRAERLTTEAIACLAPFGADVEVLEDLARYVVERNH from the coding sequence ATGCCTTCTCCTTTGTCCGCAACCGAATCCACGCTTTCCTCGACCTCCGCAGCGGCGACCTCGGCCTCGGTGTCGCCGTTCGTCGAGTTTGCGACCGAATGGCGGCCGAAGATCGACGCGGCCTTGGCCGAAGCGGTCGGGGATGATGGTTCTCTGGGCGGTGGTTTACTCGGTATCGGTTGCCCCACCAATTTGGCCGAATCGATTCGTTACAGTCTCCTAGCGCCCGGCAAACGATTGCGGCCGTTGCTCGTGCTCGCGGCGGCGAGGGCTTGCGGGGGCGACGTCGAGGCGGCGCTTCCGGCAGCTTGTGCCGTCGAGATGATCCACAGCTATTCGCTCGTCCACGACGACCTTCCGGCCATGGACGACGACGACCTGCGCCGCGGCCGGCCGACGAATCATAAAGTCTTCGGCGAAGGAATCGCGATTCTCGCCGGCGATGCTCTGCTGACGCTCGCCTTCGAGATTCTCGCAAACAAAATCCAGCCCCCCCGCGCGGCCGCGCAATGCTGCGGCGAACTCGCTCGGGCCGCCGGCGCGTGCGAGCTCGTCGGCGGGCAGGCCGACGACTTGGCGCAAGAAGGGAAAGTGCCCGGCGCCGCGCCGATCCAAAAGCAAACTACCGACGACAGCCTCGCGGCGCTCGAAGCCATTCATCGCCGCAAGACCGGCGCGATGCTCCGCGTGTCGCTCCGACTCGGCGCGATCGTCGCCGGGGCCGACGCCGCGCAACTCGCGGCGCTCGCCGAATACGGCGCGCGCCTCGGACTCACGTTTCAGATTATGGACGACTTGCTCGACGTACTGGGCTCCGAAGCAGCGGTCGGCAAGCGCGTCGGCAAAGATGCCGCGCGCGGAAAGCTGACCTATCCCGGTTTGTTGGGTGTGGAAGAAAGCCGACGTCGGGCCGAGCGCCTGACGACGGAAGCGATTGCCTGCTTGGCGCCGTTCGGTGCCGATGTCGAGGTCTTGGAAGACTTGGCACGTTATGTCGTGGAAAGGAACCACTAA
- a CDS encoding terpene cyclase/mutase family protein, whose protein sequence is MSSDALPPIGSSYPAPSGTGESAPSTGVPLPPTAPIAPPPVLRDVTPRHPTPPPIPRASLPRALPVAEAIEEEPRWVIPRKEVRAPAKANSAPSTDAFRGSRKLIVSSLVSGVVHFALVLLLALLGFDTTRKPPRVELEGTVASVVAPSLATLPKVATKIQRNDAPATKTESPRSLVDALIATPAPGRKGSEFGNDPKLPPAGLSGNSGLGDLLTPLGGSSTTLSMLDGRDGELKGILLQDGGSEETEKAVARGLRWLAAHQREDGSWHFNHRQEGICKYCGNPGNHGSSTAATGFALLPFLGANHTHRRGEYQETVRKGLEYLKAKTIATPLGGDLQEGINLYSQAIATLALCEAYALTRDEDLHYTCREAVRFIVNSQDKKGGGWRYFPGQVGDTTVTGWMLMALKSGELTYMPVPPEVWTAAKKFLDGVQDDGGAAYGYQSPAKNDPTMTSIGLLSRMYGGWPRSQPALQRGIRSLSKRGPSDHDQYYNYYATQVFRHFGGQEWIAWNEEMKAFLLESQSREGHTSGSWYFPDKHGDQGGRLYNTAMSILILEVYYRYLPIYGHRATSEDFR, encoded by the coding sequence ATGTCGTCCGACGCGCTGCCGCCGATCGGTTCTTCGTATCCCGCTCCGTCGGGCACGGGAGAGAGTGCGCCATCGACCGGGGTTCCGTTGCCGCCGACTGCACCGATCGCGCCTCCGCCCGTGCTGCGAGACGTAACACCTCGGCATCCCACTCCTCCGCCGATTCCACGTGCCTCTCTGCCGCGCGCGTTGCCCGTAGCGGAAGCGATCGAAGAAGAGCCGCGGTGGGTGATCCCGCGGAAAGAGGTTCGCGCGCCGGCGAAGGCGAACTCCGCGCCGAGCACCGATGCGTTTCGCGGTAGCCGGAAGCTGATCGTATCGTCGCTGGTGAGCGGCGTCGTGCATTTCGCGCTCGTCCTATTGTTGGCGCTCCTCGGCTTCGACACGACGCGCAAGCCGCCGCGCGTCGAGCTTGAAGGAACCGTCGCGAGCGTCGTCGCGCCGAGCTTGGCGACGCTGCCGAAGGTGGCGACGAAGATCCAGCGCAACGATGCCCCGGCAACCAAAACGGAATCGCCCCGCTCGCTCGTCGACGCGCTGATCGCGACTCCCGCGCCGGGCCGAAAAGGGAGCGAGTTCGGCAACGATCCGAAGCTCCCGCCGGCGGGCTTGTCGGGCAACTCCGGCCTCGGCGACTTACTGACTCCCCTCGGCGGATCGAGCACCACGCTCAGCATGCTCGACGGCCGCGACGGCGAACTCAAAGGCATACTCCTCCAAGACGGCGGCTCGGAAGAGACCGAAAAAGCGGTGGCCCGCGGGCTTCGTTGGCTCGCGGCTCATCAACGCGAAGACGGCAGTTGGCACTTCAACCATCGGCAAGAAGGGATCTGCAAATACTGCGGCAATCCCGGCAACCACGGCTCGTCGACCGCCGCGACAGGCTTCGCGCTGCTGCCGTTTCTCGGGGCGAACCACACGCATCGCCGCGGCGAGTACCAGGAGACCGTTCGCAAGGGGCTGGAGTATCTCAAAGCGAAGACCATCGCCACGCCCCTCGGCGGCGACTTGCAAGAAGGAATCAATCTCTACTCGCAAGCGATCGCCACGCTCGCGCTGTGCGAAGCCTATGCGCTGACGCGCGATGAAGACTTGCACTACACCTGTCGCGAAGCGGTTCGCTTCATCGTCAACTCGCAAGATAAAAAGGGAGGGGGCTGGCGCTACTTCCCCGGCCAAGTCGGCGACACGACCGTAACCGGCTGGATGCTCATGGCGCTCAAGAGCGGGGAGCTGACCTACATGCCGGTGCCGCCGGAAGTTTGGACTGCGGCGAAGAAGTTTCTCGACGGCGTGCAAGACGACGGCGGCGCGGCCTACGGCTACCAAAGCCCCGCCAAAAACGATCCGACCATGACCTCGATCGGGCTCCTCAGCCGGATGTACGGCGGCTGGCCGCGCAGCCAGCCCGCCTTGCAGCGCGGCATCCGGAGCTTGAGCAAGCGCGGGCCGTCGGACCACGACCAGTATTACAACTACTACGCCACGCAAGTCTTCCGCCATTTCGGCGGCCAAGAGTGGATCGCTTGGAACGAGGAAATGAAGGCGTTTCTCCTAGAATCGCAATCGCGCGAAGGACACACCTCGGGCAGTTGGTACTTCCCCGACAAACACGGCGACCAAGGAGGCCGACTCTACAACACGGCCATGTCGATCCTGATCCTAGAAGTCTACTACCGCTACCTCCCGATCTACGGCCACAGAGCGACGAGCGAAGACTTCCGGTAG
- the xseB gene encoding exodeoxyribonuclease VII small subunit: MPESSPQTPPAPPTFEQALVRLEAIVQQLEDGRTDLAASLAGYEEGVRLLRQCHGLLEKAERRIEILAGVDAEGKPVTEPFDDESTLSLEEKAQTRSKRRSTKKPAADAAPASETGNAVDGPATLF, encoded by the coding sequence ATGCCTGAATCCAGCCCGCAAACTCCCCCCGCTCCGCCCACTTTCGAGCAAGCGCTCGTCCGCTTGGAAGCGATCGTACAGCAGCTTGAAGACGGCCGGACCGATCTCGCAGCTTCGCTGGCCGGGTACGAAGAAGGGGTCCGGCTGTTGCGGCAGTGTCACGGTTTGCTGGAAAAAGCGGAGCGCCGCATCGAAATCCTGGCCGGCGTCGACGCCGAGGGGAAGCCGGTTACGGAGCCGTTCGACGACGAATCGACGCTGAGTTTGGAAGAAAAAGCACAAACGCGCTCGAAGCGACGTAGTACGAAGAAGCCCGCCGCCGACGCAGCGCCGGCGAGCGAAACGGGCAATGCCGTGGACGGACCGGCGACCCTCTTTTAG